The proteins below are encoded in one region of Blochmannia endosymbiont of Camponotus (Colobopsis) obliquus:
- the sppA gene encoding signal peptide peptidase SppA, protein MQKFWKIVYVVFAQCWNILKIIREFIMNLILLLIIISIIGLYLFVHRTNTISNSIKNAALIVDITGTIVDKVTINNKLSRLSKELINTPKNKLQENSLFDFIALLRQAKNDPNITGLILSLKNFTGTDQPSLQYIGKVLNEFRDTGKIIYAISDHYSQAQYFLASYANKIYLAPHGAIDIHGISTNNFYYKSLLDKLKINTYIFRIGTYKSAVEPFLRDNMSDEAKYMEKYWIEKLWQNYLNIIATNRQITKQQLFPNIKILLNDLQNLHGDTAQYALKNKLIDEIISKSMFEKIMIKKFGLNKKNNSFNSISIYDYQLLPTKEIKNKIAVIFVNGTVIDGSDAPGMVSSDTIISYIRDARINDDIKAIIFRINSPGGSVNAAEAISSELLLTKKTGKPIIVSMGGMAASGGYWISTPASTIIAHDNTLTGSIGIFGIINTFEKSLDSIGIHTDGVSTSPLANISISKELPHEYIKMMHIYIKKGYENFIHTIANFRNKSPQEIDQIAQGRIWIGTDALQKGLIDNLGDFDDAVNKAIELANIKEYQLTWYLEEVNLIDMLLTQINGLCNKTISSALKFNNIIDKNQLIYQLIDFKIKENDPHNCYAITLSSYCI, encoded by the coding sequence ATGCAGAAATTTTGGAAAATTGTTTATGTTGTATTCGCACAATGTTGGAATATATTGAAAATTATTAGAGAATTTATAATGAATTTAATTCTATTATTAATAATCATATCAATAATAGGGTTATACTTATTTGTTCATCGTACTAATACAATATCAAATTCAATAAAAAATGCAGCATTAATTGTAGATATAACAGGTACTATTGTAGATAAAGTGACAATTAATAATAAACTTAGTCGATTAAGCAAAGAACTAATAAACACACCTAAAAACAAATTACAAGAAAATTCATTGTTTGATTTCATCGCCCTACTACGCCAAGCAAAAAATGATCCTAATATTACAGGGTTAATATTATCTCTAAAAAATTTCACAGGAACAGATCAACCATCTTTACAATATATTGGAAAAGTATTGAATGAATTTCGTGATACAGGAAAAATAATTTATGCTATAAGTGATCATTACAGTCAAGCACAATATTTTCTTGCCAGTTATGCTAACAAAATTTATCTTGCGCCTCATGGTGCAATAGATATACATGGCATTTCCACTAATAATTTCTATTACAAATCACTACTTGATAAACTTAAAATTAATACTTACATTTTCCGTATTGGTACCTATAAATCCGCAGTAGAACCTTTTTTAAGAGATAATATGTCTGATGAAGCAAAATATATGGAGAAATATTGGATAGAAAAATTATGGCAAAATTACCTAAATATCATAGCAACTAATCGGCAAATTACAAAACAACAATTATTTCCAAACATAAAAATACTGCTAAATGATTTACAAAATCTGCACGGAGATACAGCCCAATATGCATTAAAAAATAAATTAATCGATGAAATAATATCTAAATCAATGTTTGAAAAAATAATGATTAAAAAATTTGGTTTAAACAAAAAAAATAATTCATTCAATTCTATTAGTATCTATGATTATCAACTACTACCAACAAAAGAAATAAAAAACAAAATTGCAGTAATTTTCGTCAATGGCACTGTGATAGATGGATCAGATGCACCAGGAATGGTAAGTAGTGATACTATCATCAGTTATATTCGTGATGCACGAATTAATGACGACATTAAAGCTATTATCTTTAGAATTAATAGTCCAGGAGGCAGTGTTAATGCCGCTGAAGCAATTAGCTCAGAACTATTACTGACAAAAAAAACTGGTAAACCCATAATAGTATCTATGGGAGGTATGGCAGCATCAGGTGGCTACTGGATATCAACACCAGCAAGCACTATCATTGCTCATGACAATACATTAACTGGTTCTATTGGTATATTTGGCATTATTAACACATTTGAAAAATCTCTTGACAGTATTGGCATTCATACTGATGGCGTATCTACTTCTCCCTTGGCTAATATATCCATTAGTAAAGAACTACCACATGAATACATAAAAATGATGCACATTTATATAAAAAAAGGTTATGAAAATTTCATACATACTATAGCTAATTTTCGTAATAAATCTCCACAAGAAATTGATCAAATTGCTCAAGGTAGAATTTGGATTGGCACTGATGCTTTACAAAAAGGATTAATAGATAACTTAGGTGATTTTGATGATGCCGTAAATAAAGCAATTGAACTAGCTAATATTAAAGAGTATCAATTGACTTGGTATTTAGAAGAAGTAAACTTAATCGATATGTTATTAACACAAATCAACGGATTATGTAACAAAACAATATCATCTGCTTTAAAATTTAATAATATAATTGATAAAAATCAATTAATCTATCAACTAATTGATTTTAAAATTAAAGAAAATGATCCACACAACTGTTATGCAATTACTTTATCCTCCTATTGTATATAG